From the Campylobacter concisus genome, one window contains:
- a CDS encoding DEAD/DEAH box helicase: MSKANTLKYFLLSQYLEPKTLDEPKKTNTKFKKSIDLEIANFDEKFLQILRAFDCSLLKNGIEISIYGGIFETDLLAIYISKLAKVKFEKEQILDELRSEQTSFEKAFCYKFKLAGDLVFCKDDQNFALKDVDLDDDLTPFFTPSSSDDLFISTAPWAMARLNHLKEISQSDFNKECEHIKDKLSIYKEKMEFGKYIKLINDELKSALKTPFCNDFLRLEIKIINPNFKENDSLLNSFFIDDINLLIKFYESGRTHELTDQFLDEGSENKFERLDVRDGLNQRAVRDFFRAELYPRSAFASDYALNFSQQMALNNIMEKFKEGSGGIYSVNGAPGTGKTTLLKDVMAEVVTLRAIKLAQMSRHDIFEPVYDSDKKVLYFKLNDELQGYEMVVSSCNNGAVEILSKELSQLKSIGGYAGEIDYFKFIATRLLSADEKTKFGEKSFISKPAWGLFCVALGSKQNKSNFVFNAINGVKIEKTHSQFEDISKEFKEFIERDGFLMGLGKYLATGEGVDDFDEAKEKFNQALHEVNLLFSEIRIKEEELKSINSELINIDKRLDNYNSARQIDELLKPLIDELDLSKNELEQKATEANELTKLIGQNEILQEYLSAPIKPSFFIFQQILKTQAFEKYNNEAQKVSEINCQIAEQNLKASKQNSESKEKNEAKLNELKAQITQLEEKILELNTKIDHLNKLNGDFIRRQKLIGRSEELDSFLNGSFNQSNEEIQKSMPFMIELGVDEKFHKTKLFNARIKLFKEALNLHKATIFACKEAVRTNLRALSVVFNDEKMAEKNGLEAKDRREIIKGLFLLTPVVSSTFASFNNTFKELLNGDIGLLLIDEAGQANLTNVLGALLRSNMAVIVGDPLQLEPVVTLPPALNNAILRYCDAKDEFNLLKSSVQLRADKVQNIGTYIKGEGKFIWVGSPLIVHRRCANPMFKISNETTYDDMMILGRNSESKLSDPNIKTEWIDVSSDEWIGNYNKAEGMIVKELLDGKLAKLKDGVKIITPFKDVCKNLKGAGTIHTMQGKEADVVIFVLGGATKGARAWAASTPNLLNVALTRAKEVVYIVGNRENWSNLPYFEVAARKIDKGQI, encoded by the coding sequence TTGAGCAAAGCAAATACCTTAAAATACTTTTTATTATCACAATATTTAGAGCCAAAAACCTTAGACGAGCCAAAAAAGACAAATACGAAATTTAAAAAATCAATAGACCTTGAGATTGCAAATTTCGATGAGAAATTTCTACAAATTTTAAGAGCATTTGATTGCTCGCTTTTAAAAAATGGTATAGAAATTTCAATTTATGGTGGTATTTTTGAGACTGACTTGCTTGCCATTTATATCTCAAAGCTGGCAAAGGTGAAATTTGAAAAAGAGCAAATTTTAGATGAGCTACGATCTGAGCAAACGAGCTTTGAAAAGGCATTTTGTTATAAATTTAAGCTCGCTGGTGATTTGGTATTTTGTAAAGATGATCAAAATTTTGCTTTAAAAGATGTAGATTTAGATGATGATTTAACTCCGTTTTTTACACCAAGCTCATCTGATGATCTTTTCATCTCAACAGCTCCTTGGGCAATGGCTCGCCTAAATCATCTAAAAGAGATAAGCCAAAGCGACTTTAACAAAGAATGCGAGCACATAAAAGACAAGCTATCTATCTATAAAGAAAAAATGGAATTTGGTAAATATATAAAGCTTATAAACGATGAGCTAAAAAGTGCACTTAAAACACCATTTTGTAATGATTTTTTAAGGCTTGAAATAAAGATCATAAATCCAAATTTTAAAGAAAATGATAGCCTTTTAAATAGCTTTTTTATAGATGATATAAATTTGCTTATCAAATTTTACGAGTCAGGTAGGACGCACGAGCTAACGGATCAATTTTTAGACGAGGGCAGTGAGAATAAATTTGAGAGGCTTGATGTTAGAGATGGGCTAAACCAAAGGGCGGTTAGGGACTTTTTTAGGGCTGAACTCTACCCAAGATCGGCCTTTGCAAGTGATTACGCTTTAAATTTCTCGCAACAAATGGCGTTAAACAATATCATGGAGAAATTTAAAGAAGGAAGTGGTGGGATTTATAGTGTAAATGGCGCTCCAGGCACTGGAAAGACGACGCTTTTAAAGGATGTGATGGCTGAGGTCGTGACGCTTAGGGCGATAAAGCTCGCGCAAATGAGCAGGCATGATATTTTTGAGCCAGTTTATGACAGCGACAAAAAAGTGCTTTATTTTAAGCTAAATGACGAGCTGCAAGGCTACGAGATGGTCGTTAGCTCTTGTAATAACGGTGCGGTTGAGATTTTGAGCAAGGAGCTAAGCCAGCTAAAGAGCATAGGGGGCTATGCGGGCGAGATTGATTATTTTAAATTTATAGCCACGAGGCTACTCTCTGCTGATGAAAAGACTAAATTTGGTGAAAAGTCATTTATATCAAAGCCAGCTTGGGGACTGTTTTGTGTGGCGCTTGGTTCAAAACAAAACAAGTCAAATTTTGTTTTTAATGCGATTAATGGCGTAAAGATCGAAAAAACACATAGTCAGTTTGAAGATATTTCAAAAGAATTTAAAGAATTTATAGAACGAGATGGCTTTTTAATGGGGCTTGGCAAATACTTGGCTACCGGCGAAGGAGTTGATGATTTTGACGAGGCGAAGGAGAAATTTAATCAAGCCCTACATGAAGTAAATCTACTTTTTAGTGAGATCAGGATCAAAGAAGAGGAGCTAAAAAGTATAAATAGCGAGCTTATAAATATTGATAAAAGACTTGATAACTATAATTCAGCAAGGCAAATAGACGAGCTTTTAAAGCCACTAATAGATGAACTGGATTTGAGCAAAAATGAGCTAGAGCAAAAGGCTACGGAAGCTAACGAGCTAACAAAGCTTATCGGACAAAATGAAATTTTACAAGAGTATCTGAGTGCGCCTATAAAGCCATCATTTTTTATTTTCCAGCAAATTTTAAAGACACAAGCTTTTGAAAAATATAACAATGAAGCGCAAAAAGTTAGTGAGATAAATTGCCAAATAGCTGAGCAAAATTTGAAAGCGAGCAAGCAAAATAGTGAAAGTAAAGAGAAGAATGAAGCAAAATTAAACGAACTAAAAGCTCAAATAACTCAGCTTGAAGAGAAAATTTTAGAACTTAATACCAAGATAGACCATCTCAACAAACTTAATGGTGACTTTATTAGACGTCAAAAATTAATTGGCAGAAGTGAAGAACTTGATAGCTTTTTAAACGGTAGCTTTAATCAGAGTAATGAAGAAATACAAAAGAGTATGCCATTTATGATAGAGCTTGGCGTAGATGAGAAATTTCATAAGACAAAGCTTTTTAACGCAAGAATCAAGCTTTTTAAAGAAGCGCTTAATCTGCATAAAGCCACTATCTTTGCTTGCAAAGAAGCTGTTAGAACAAATTTACGAGCTCTTAGCGTTGTATTTAATGATGAAAAAATGGCTGAGAAAAACGGGCTCGAGGCTAAAGATAGACGTGAAATAATAAAAGGATTATTTTTACTAACGCCAGTTGTTAGTTCTACTTTCGCATCTTTTAATAATACCTTTAAAGAGCTACTAAATGGCGATATAGGTTTGCTCTTAATAGATGAAGCAGGGCAGGCAAATTTAACTAACGTATTAGGCGCATTGCTTCGTTCAAACATGGCTGTTATAGTTGGTGATCCACTTCAACTTGAGCCCGTTGTAACATTACCGCCAGCTTTAAATAATGCTATTTTACGCTACTGCGATGCAAAGGATGAGTTTAATCTACTAAAATCATCAGTTCAACTTCGAGCCGATAAAGTACAAAATATTGGTACATATATAAAAGGAGAGGGTAAGTTCATTTGGGTTGGTTCGCCACTTATCGTTCATAGAAGGTGCGCCAACCCTATGTTTAAAATTTCAAACGAAACAACATATGATGATATGATGATACTTGGTAGAAATAGTGAAAGTAAACTTAGTGATCCTAATATCAAAACAGAATGGATTGATGTTAGTAGTGATGAATGGATAGGTAATTATAATAAAGCCGAAGGTATGATCGTTAAAGAGCTTTTAGATGGTAAGCTAGCCAAGCTAAAAGATGGTGTTAAAATAATAACACCTTTTAAAGATGTTTGTAAAAATTTAAAAGGGGCTGGTACCATTCACACTATGCAAGGCAAAGAAGCCGATGTTGTTATCTTTGTTCTTGGTGGTGCCACAAAAGGTGCTAGAGCATGGGCTGCTAGTACGCCAAATTTACTAAATGTAGCACTAACGAGAGCAAAAGAGGTTGTTTATATAGTTGGCAACCGAGAAAATTGGTCTAATTTGCCATATTTTGAGGTAGCAGCTAGAAAAATAGATAAAGGACAGATTTGA
- the rsmA gene encoding 16S rRNA (adenine(1518)-N(6)/adenine(1519)-N(6))-dimethyltransferase RsmA has translation MIKAKKHFGQNFLQDKATLDKIIQAIPNDVANVVEIGPGLGDLTFRLLQIYKTTCFEIDCELFQILKAKFANEIQNGQLKLFCKDALEQWQQEGGLSSENYFLVANLPYYVATKMILNAIDDEKCLGLIVMIQKEVALKFSAKSKDKEFSALSILASLQGRCELLFDVDAKLFNPPPKVTSSVIKLQKTKKIFGKDGIFQDAKQYEAFKVFLRAAFVSPRKTLLKNLSTNFDKNALEEIFESLALNQNLRPHELDVDSYLKVFERLKEDNERQKRRESCN, from the coding sequence ATGATAAAGGCAAAAAAGCACTTTGGACAGAATTTTTTACAGGACAAAGCGACACTAGATAAGATCATCCAAGCGATACCCAATGACGTAGCAAACGTCGTTGAGATTGGGCCTGGCTTAGGTGATTTGACATTTAGACTTTTGCAAATTTACAAGACAACCTGTTTTGAGATAGATTGTGAGCTGTTTCAAATTTTAAAGGCCAAATTTGCAAATGAGATCCAAAATGGACAATTAAAACTTTTTTGTAAAGATGCATTAGAGCAGTGGCAGCAAGAGGGCGGACTAAGTAGCGAAAACTACTTTTTGGTCGCAAATTTGCCTTATTATGTTGCTACGAAGATGATACTAAATGCAATAGATGACGAAAAATGCCTTGGGCTTATCGTGATGATACAAAAAGAGGTTGCTCTTAAATTTAGTGCAAAGAGCAAGGATAAAGAATTTAGCGCTTTATCGATCCTCGCTTCACTTCAAGGCAGGTGTGAGCTTTTGTTCGATGTGGATGCAAAGCTTTTTAATCCACCTCCAAAGGTCACATCTTCAGTCATTAAACTACAAAAAACAAAAAAGATTTTTGGCAAAGACGGGATTTTCCAAGATGCAAAACAATACGAGGCTTTTAAAGTATTTTTAAGAGCTGCGTTCGTTTCGCCAAGAAAGACGCTTTTGAAAAATTTATCCACAAATTTTGACAAAAATGCGTTAGAAGAAATTTTTGAAAGCCTAGCTTTAAACCAAAATTTACGTCCACACGAGCTAGATGTCGATTCTTATCTAAAAGTATTTGAAAGATTAAAGGAAGATAATGAACGACAAAAACGAAGAGAAAGTTGTAACTAA
- a CDS encoding purine-nucleoside phosphorylase produces the protein MLVISAGKNEIFDFALPMGVGLVDMAINLTKFLQKRACIGADEKGINLKNIDSYYLAKIEAKFANSSNPELQSLSQNLSKNPERNLYQMPEKIVFVGSAGLYKDGEILQIYESSIGANVEISSVENRSYSPIECEISSIVSRGTIKINSSNFITTDKNLAHKMFEKGYFLENMEFFSVLKVAQIFKIPAYGIFVATNFCNKNAHADFVKNHAEAKKILTKYIKENM, from the coding sequence ATGTTAGTTATCTCTGCAGGAAAAAACGAAATCTTTGACTTTGCTTTACCAATGGGTGTGGGACTAGTTGATATGGCGATAAATTTGACAAAATTTTTGCAGAAACGAGCATGTATTGGAGCCGATGAAAAGGGTATAAATTTAAAAAATATCGATTCGTACTATCTTGCAAAGATCGAGGCTAAATTTGCAAACTCATCAAATCCAGAGCTACAAAGCCTAAGCCAAAATTTGTCAAAAAATCCTGAACGAAATTTGTATCAAATGCCAGAAAAAATAGTTTTCGTTGGCTCAGCTGGTCTTTATAAAGATGGTGAAATTTTACAAATTTATGAAAGCTCGATTGGGGCAAATGTTGAAATTTCTAGCGTAGAAAATAGATCTTACTCGCCTATCGAGTGTGAAATTTCTTCTATCGTTTCACGTGGAACTATCAAAATAAATTCGTCAAATTTCATAACTACAGACAAAAATTTGGCTCATAAGATGTTTGAAAAGGGTTATTTTTTAGAAAATATGGAGTTTTTTTCTGTTCTAAAAGTAGCTCAAATTTTTAAAATTCCAGCTTATGGAATTTTTGTAGCGACAAATTTTTGTAATAAAAATGCACATGCTGATTTTGTAAAAAATCACGCAGAGGCCAAGAAAATTCTAACAAAATATATAAAGGAAAATATGTGA
- the hisF gene encoding imidazole glycerol phosphate synthase subunit HisF, with protein sequence MNHFAKRIIPCLDVKDGRVVKGVNFVGLVDAGDPVEIAKRYNDEGADELCFLDITASHLGRDTIVDVVKKVASKLFIPLTVGGGIRTIDDISRLLNAGCDKVSLNSSAIQEPNLIDEAAKKFGSQCVVIAIDTKKIENGYSVFINGGRIDTKKDAFSWAKEVESRGAGEILLTSMDNDGVKQGFNLELTKIFSTLSIPTIASGGAGKMEHFKDAFEAGADACLAASIFHFGEIEIKKLKEYLKTNGVEVRL encoded by the coding sequence TTGAATCATTTTGCAAAACGCATAATCCCATGCCTTGATGTAAAAGATGGCAGAGTCGTAAAGGGTGTAAATTTCGTAGGGCTTGTCGATGCTGGAGATCCAGTCGAGATAGCTAAAAGATACAATGACGAGGGTGCTGATGAGCTTTGTTTTTTAGATATCACTGCCTCTCATCTTGGGCGTGATACGATAGTCGATGTCGTAAAAAAGGTCGCAAGTAAGCTTTTTATCCCACTAACAGTTGGCGGAGGCATACGCACGATCGATGATATCTCTCGCCTTTTAAATGCTGGCTGCGATAAAGTAAGCTTAAATTCATCAGCTATACAAGAGCCAAATTTGATTGATGAGGCAGCTAAGAAATTTGGCTCGCAATGTGTCGTAATTGCGATCGATACGAAGAAGATCGAAAATGGTTATAGTGTTTTTATAAATGGTGGCAGGATCGATACCAAAAAAGATGCCTTTTCTTGGGCAAAAGAGGTCGAGTCGCGTGGAGCAGGGGAGATATTGCTAACGTCCATGGACAATGACGGTGTCAAACAGGGCTTTAATCTGGAGCTAACAAAGATATTTAGTACGCTTTCTATACCAACTATCGCAAGTGGCGGCGCTGGTAAGATGGAGCACTTTAAAGATGCTTTTGAGGCTGGAGCCGATGCGTGTTTGGCTGCTTCGATATTTCACTTTGGAGAGATCGAGATAAAAAAGCTAAAAGAGTATCTCAAAACAAATGGCGTTGAGGTTAGGCTCTGA
- a CDS encoding KpsF/GutQ family sugar-phosphate isomerase, which produces MQTMNQIAAEVLEIEANELLRHAKSVEIEDAVNLIFNAKGKVIVTGVGKSGHVGAKIAATLASTGTPSFFLHPTEAMHGDLGMIEKDDVLLAISFSGESDELVKILPHVKRFGVKIVAMARSKTSSLGKFSDAFIDINVEKEACPLNAAPTASTTLTLALGDALAVCLMQKRGFKKEDFANFHPGGSLGKRLFLKVKDVMRSENLPIVRWNASLKSAIDTMTHGKLGTVLIVGKDGVLDALLSDGDLRRALMREDFDLEEPAMKFATMHPKEINDKEMLAVDALALIEKYKIQLLAVVENGVPVGVLHIHDLANLGL; this is translated from the coding sequence ATGCAGACAATGAACCAAATCGCCGCTGAAGTCTTAGAGATAGAAGCAAACGAGCTTTTAAGACACGCTAAAAGCGTAGAGATAGAAGATGCTGTAAATTTGATATTTAACGCAAAGGGCAAGGTCATAGTAACAGGCGTAGGCAAGAGCGGTCATGTGGGAGCAAAGATCGCTGCTACGCTTGCAAGCACTGGCACGCCAAGCTTTTTCTTACACCCGACAGAGGCTATGCATGGAGATCTAGGCATGATAGAAAAAGATGATGTCTTGTTAGCCATTAGCTTTAGTGGCGAGAGCGATGAGCTTGTCAAAATTTTGCCTCATGTAAAGCGCTTTGGCGTGAAAATCGTCGCCATGGCAAGGAGCAAGACAAGCTCGCTTGGTAAATTTAGCGACGCTTTTATAGATATAAATGTAGAAAAAGAGGCGTGCCCGCTAAATGCCGCCCCAACGGCATCAACCACGCTAACGTTAGCTCTTGGCGATGCGTTAGCTGTTTGTTTGATGCAAAAGAGAGGCTTTAAAAAAGAGGACTTTGCAAATTTTCACCCAGGTGGTAGCCTTGGCAAGAGGCTATTTTTGAAGGTCAAAGACGTGATGAGAAGCGAAAATTTACCGATAGTCCGCTGGAATGCAAGCCTAAAAAGTGCGATCGATACGATGACGCATGGCAAGCTTGGCACAGTTCTCATAGTCGGTAAAGATGGCGTGCTAGACGCTCTTTTAAGTGACGGCGATCTTAGGCGCGCACTTATGAGAGAGGACTTTGACCTAGAAGAGCCAGCGATGAAATTTGCAACCATGCATCCAAAAGAGATAAACGACAAAGAGATGTTAGCCGTAGATGCGTTAGCCCTCATAGAAAAGTATAAAATTCAGCTTCTAGCCGTCGTAGAAAATGGCGTGCCTGTGGGCGTTTTACACATCCACGACCTTGCAAATTTAGGACTATAA
- a CDS encoding pseudouridine synthase family protein: MPYVNKFIATADYQKAYEILLQNGFSMSQTQRLIDKGRLICGGSVVSEKNAILSGDVFLIDYEATPKGLKPIFECESFAVFDKPSGVLSHPNGRHCEYSLNDEIYTLFGRDASVAHRLDFETSGVIVVGKDRKSTIKLKKIFENREVYKSYVAMVQGKIERKFTIDAKMDLANNYDDVKMRMQICENGKSAVTKILPIKYFDDIDTTLVQAIPLTGRQHQIRLHLFHVKHKILGEPLYGLSRPQIEKILDKEMSERERINLTGAKRLLLHSDKISFKFDEIFYTIKSKFDAESEFYRFAKEGLL, encoded by the coding sequence AAAAGCTTATGAAATTTTACTGCAAAACGGCTTTAGCATGAGCCAAACCCAGCGCCTCATCGACAAAGGTAGGCTGATCTGTGGCGGCAGTGTCGTGAGCGAGAAAAATGCCATTTTGTCTGGTGATGTATTTTTGATCGACTATGAGGCGACACCAAAGGGACTAAAGCCGATCTTTGAGTGCGAGAGCTTTGCCGTCTTTGACAAGCCAAGTGGGGTGCTGAGCCACCCAAACGGCAGGCACTGCGAATACTCGCTAAATGATGAAATTTACACGCTTTTTGGGCGAGATGCGAGCGTGGCGCATAGGCTGGACTTTGAAACAAGCGGCGTAATAGTCGTGGGAAAAGATAGAAAATCTACGATAAAACTAAAGAAAATCTTTGAAAATAGAGAGGTTTATAAAAGCTACGTCGCGATGGTGCAAGGCAAGATCGAGCGAAAATTTACGATCGATGCTAAGATGGATCTGGCGAACAACTACGACGATGTGAAAATGCGAATGCAAATTTGTGAAAATGGCAAGAGTGCTGTGACTAAAATTTTGCCTATAAAGTATTTTGACGATATCGATACGACTTTGGTTCAGGCTATCCCACTCACTGGTAGGCAACATCAAATTCGGTTGCATTTGTTTCATGTGAAACACAAGATCCTTGGCGAACCACTTTATGGTTTGTCACGTCCGCAGATCGAGAAAATTTTAGATAAAGAGATGAGCGAGCGTGAACGGATAAATTTAACTGGAGCAAAAAGACTCTTGCTTCACTCAGATAAAATTTCTTTTAAATTTGATGAAATTTTTTACACCATAAAAAGTAAATTTGACGCTGAAAGCGAGTTTTATAGATTTGCAAAAGAAGGTTTACTTTAG
- the rlmN gene encoding 23S rRNA (adenine(2503)-C(2))-methyltransferase RlmN, whose amino-acid sequence MINLLDLSIDELKELVSPPFRATQIYEWIYKKNATEFSQMLNLPKDMRQDLAEKFYIDPLKCVKFEQSSDGSIKYLFELKDGLKIESVLLPMKEEISDEDGKISRHARYTVCVSSQVGCKMGCAFCLTAKGGLVRNLTAGEIVGQILWIKRENKIPYERRINVVYMGMGEPLDNLANVSKAIKILALNEGLAISPRRQTVSTSGLGSQIKKLGEMDLGVLLAISLHAVTNELRSRLMPINKAYNIEAVMDAVRGFPIDMRKRVMFEYLVIKDLNDSVSDAKKLVKLLHGIKAKINLIYFNPHEGSEFGRPELTSMLKFQEYLRDHGVTCTIRQSKGLDISAACGQLKQRNENAKFKAIFSDKNLKIHSLEDNSKASVS is encoded by the coding sequence GTGATAAATTTGCTTGATCTTAGTATTGATGAGCTAAAAGAGTTAGTTTCTCCACCATTTAGAGCAACACAAATATACGAGTGGATATATAAAAAAAATGCAACCGAATTTAGCCAGATGCTGAATTTGCCTAAAGATATGCGTCAAGATCTAGCTGAAAAATTTTATATTGATCCTTTAAAATGTGTAAAATTTGAGCAAAGTAGCGACGGCTCGATCAAGTATCTTTTTGAGCTAAAAGATGGGCTAAAGATAGAGAGCGTTTTGCTGCCGATGAAAGAGGAGATCAGCGACGAAGATGGTAAGATCAGTCGCCATGCTCGTTATACTGTTTGTGTTAGTTCGCAAGTCGGCTGTAAAATGGGCTGTGCTTTTTGCCTAACAGCAAAGGGCGGCCTTGTTAGAAATTTGACTGCTGGCGAGATTGTGGGACAAATTTTATGGATAAAAAGAGAGAATAAGATACCTTATGAAAGACGCATAAATGTCGTTTATATGGGTATGGGTGAGCCACTTGATAATCTTGCTAACGTTAGTAAAGCGATCAAAATTTTAGCACTTAATGAGGGTCTAGCCATATCGCCGCGTCGTCAAACCGTTTCAACTAGTGGACTTGGCAGCCAGATAAAAAAGCTTGGCGAGATGGATCTTGGGGTATTGCTAGCCATATCACTCCATGCTGTTACTAATGAGCTTAGAAGCCGTCTAATGCCGATAAATAAGGCGTATAATATCGAGGCTGTTATGGATGCTGTTAGGGGGTTTCCTATCGATATGCGAAAGCGTGTGATGTTTGAATATCTTGTTATCAAGGATTTAAACGATAGCGTGAGTGATGCTAAGAAGTTGGTAAAATTACTTCATGGTATAAAAGCGAAGATAAATCTTATATATTTTAACCCACATGAGGGCAGTGAATTTGGACGACCTGAGCTTACCAGCATGCTAAAATTTCAAGAATATCTAAGAGATCACGGTGTTACTTGCACGATCAGACAGAGTAAAGGCCTTGACATAAGTGCGGCTTGTGGGCAGTTAAAACAGCGAAATGAAAATGCAAAATTTAAAGCTATTTTCAGCGATAAAAATTTAAAAATACATTCGCTTGAAGATAATAGTAAAGCCAGTGTGAGTTAG
- a CDS encoding ribonuclease J, with translation MNDKNEEKVVTNQSKNNKRRRFRPKNKPKQEGETTEQTSLASKSVIDNFFAAEQAETKAHAEPKSQNSRPKKQRNNKNQNKNEQNGKAKEQKPKQPQESKNDSVNETKAEVKESKDKPKKAKKPKKNLPAKLNGNEQWQQDIASAMEANKATHELRLEPLKYLNSSEHKIRITPLGGLGEIGGNMTVFETETSAIIVDIGMSFPSESMHGVDILIPDFDYVRKIKDKIKGVIITHAHEDHIGAVPYFYKEFKFPIYATPLPLGMINNKFEEHGLKQERSLFRSVEKRKPYLIGDFEVEWIHITHSIIDASALAITTKAGTIIHTGDFKIDHTPIDGYPTDLGRLAYYGERGVLCLMSDSTNSYKEGFTKSESSVGKTFDAIFSKAKGRVIMSTFSSNIHRVYQAIEWGLKYNRKVCVIGRSMERNLYTAMELGYIKLDKKIFIDANEVGKFKDDEVLIVTTGSQGETMSALYRMATDEHKYIKIKPTDQIIISSKAIPGNENSVSTVLNFLLKSGASVAYQDFSEIHVSGHAAQEEQKLMLRLIKPKFFLPVHGEYNHIAKHKETAISCGVDERNIYLMSDGDQMEVCQKYLKRVKTVKTGKVFIDNQINKQIADDVVIDRQNLAEAGVVMIIAQISRHGAKLINKPRVISYGLVGDKQDAEFRKEMEGVLEQYLSNVKEELLKDSRLLESQVRQVIRKHIFRKVKKYPTIVPIIYLM, from the coding sequence ATGAACGACAAAAACGAAGAGAAAGTTGTAACTAACCAAAGCAAAAACAACAAAAGACGAAGATTTAGACCAAAAAATAAACCAAAACAAGAAGGCGAAACTACCGAGCAAACTTCACTAGCAAGCAAAAGCGTAATAGATAACTTCTTTGCAGCAGAGCAAGCTGAAACTAAAGCGCACGCCGAGCCAAAGAGCCAAAATTCTCGCCCAAAAAAACAAAGAAACAATAAAAACCAAAACAAAAATGAACAAAATGGCAAAGCAAAAGAGCAAAAGCCTAAGCAGCCACAAGAGTCAAAAAATGACAGCGTAAATGAGACTAAAGCTGAAGTAAAAGAGTCAAAAGATAAACCAAAAAAGGCTAAAAAGCCAAAGAAAAATTTACCAGCCAAGCTAAACGGCAACGAGCAGTGGCAGCAAGACATCGCAAGCGCGATGGAGGCAAACAAAGCCACTCACGAGCTAAGACTTGAGCCACTAAAATATCTAAATTCAAGCGAGCATAAAATTCGCATAACACCACTTGGCGGTCTTGGCGAGATCGGCGGCAATATGACGGTCTTTGAGACAGAAACTAGCGCCATCATCGTTGATATCGGCATGAGCTTTCCAAGCGAGAGCATGCACGGCGTGGATATCCTCATCCCAGACTTTGACTACGTTCGCAAGATAAAAGATAAGATAAAAGGCGTCATCATCACTCACGCACACGAGGATCACATCGGCGCGGTGCCTTACTTTTATAAAGAGTTTAAATTTCCTATCTACGCCACACCGCTTCCACTTGGCATGATAAATAATAAATTTGAAGAGCACGGGCTAAAACAAGAGCGCTCGCTTTTCCGCTCAGTAGAAAAGAGAAAGCCATATCTTATAGGCGACTTTGAAGTCGAGTGGATACACATAACGCACTCTATCATCGACGCCTCTGCACTTGCGATCACGACAAAGGCTGGCACGATCATCCACACAGGCGACTTCAAGATCGACCACACGCCGATAGATGGCTACCCAACAGACCTTGGCAGACTAGCGTATTATGGCGAGCGTGGCGTGCTCTGTCTGATGAGCGATAGCACAAACAGCTATAAAGAGGGCTTTACAAAGAGTGAAAGCAGCGTTGGCAAGACCTTTGATGCGATATTCTCAAAAGCAAAAGGGCGCGTCATCATGAGCACATTTAGCTCAAACATCCACCGCGTCTATCAAGCGATCGAGTGGGGTTTAAAATACAACCGCAAAGTCTGTGTCATCGGCAGATCAATGGAGCGAAATTTATACACTGCGATGGAGCTTGGCTACATCAAGCTTGATAAGAAAATTTTTATCGATGCAAACGAGGTTGGTAAATTTAAAGATGACGAGGTGCTTATCGTCACTACTGGCAGCCAGGGCGAGACTATGAGCGCGCTTTACCGCATGGCGACAGATGAGCACAAATATATAAAGATAAAGCCGACCGATCAGATAATCATCAGCTCAAAAGCTATCCCAGGCAACGAAAACAGCGTCTCAACGGTGCTAAATTTCTTACTAAAATCAGGTGCGAGCGTCGCTTACCAAGACTTTAGCGAGATCCACGTCAGCGGTCACGCAGCACAAGAAGAGCAAAAGCTGATGCTTCGCCTCATAAAACCAAAATTTTTCTTGCCAGTGCATGGCGAGTACAACCACATCGCAAAGCACAAAGAGACAGCCATTAGCTGTGGTGTGGATGAGCGAAATATCTATCTAATGAGCGACGGCGATCAGATGGAGGTTTGTCAAAAATACCTAAAACGTGTAAAAACGGTAAAAACCGGCAAAGTTTTCATAGATAATCAAATAAATAAACAAATCGCAGATGACGTCGTGATCGACAGACAAAACCTAGCAGAAGCAGGGGTTGTTATGATAATCGCTCAAATTTCACGTCACGGCGCAAAGCTTATCAACAAGCCTCGCGTCATCAGCTACGGCCTTGTGGGTGACAAGCAAGACGCTGAGTTTAGAAAAGAGATGGAGGGCGTGCTAGAGCAGTACCTAAGCAACGTCAAAGAAGAGCTTTTGAAAGATAGCAGACTGCTTGAGTCACAAGTGCGCCAAGTGATCAGAAAGCACATCTTTAGAAAGGTCAAAAAGTACCCGACTATCGTGCCGATCATCTATCTAATGTAA